The sequence tatttttaagtttaattaagaAACCAAGATTTTGGAAAATGATATTTACAGCTTGGTTTGGTTGTGGATACAAATAAAAAGCTTAAATTAGTGAATCAAGTATTTGTAAAATGTACCATTTTTTGTGACTAAAATACTTTGCGTAAAGTGTTGACATTTCCTTATCATTACATGAGCGGTGGGCGTGCGAGTATTCAATCCGCAATGCCGGCCGGCCGAACGCTGCGGTCAAGTCGTCTGACGAATGTTCCAAGAACGGTGGAGTAAGAGGGTGATTGTGTTGGCTTATACTTTtgtagaaatattttatatattttcaaaatgagattttaaataagtttttaaattactaatagatttatgtaattaatatggtcaaaattgaagaaatatgtTGAAATTCTAAATGAGTTAGGAAGAAACTTCTTAGTTTGGCGaaaaagtttttaatattttatcttaaaatatagGGTATATTACGTATTGTTCAAACTCCTCATCCACAATTAAGTAAGATAAATGTTTATATCATCAAGCACTCAAATGAATGGCTCAAACAGGCACATGGAATCGTTTCTACCTCCCTTCCCTAACAAAGGACCTTTGTTTCacctttttatttgaattaaataaaagctcttatttttttaaaaaaaaatgtattatatttcaattgaaTCTGATTTTAGGTATTGCTACCATTTCACACTCCTAATaattagaaagaaagaaagtagGATGGCTTTTGGACCAACCAAACCCATTTCTTGCAGCCGATCAAATCAAAATCCTACCGACCAACCATACACCGCAATCCAACCGGCCACAGTTGCCCCAAACCCTACCTCCTCTGTCTAAACCCCTTCCCCAATGCTATTACATacatactatattatatttaattatgtattattccTTTATAGTACATATATCTATAAGTATggtatatattacaaatatatattaattaatatatattttttagaaaaagaatataacgAGCATCTTTAAATAAACAGATTATGGCATTAGGAATTTTGAATGGCAAGAACAAGATAGCTTTTGCATTGTAATTAAGGGTTAACAAAAGGGtcttttctgcaattttttctgATATGAAGAAGCTTTTGGCAACTtctacaaaaaagaaagaggaactTTTTGCAACTTATACAAAATAACTTTGGGAAATTcgtaattttgaaattatacatGTGTCAGTTTCGTGGTATGAATAGCAAtatatgcatttatgtggGTGATGAAGTggaattatttatgaataagaGGGTCAAAACGTAAATCTAAAAAGAATtaggttaaatgcaatttacccccttatattTAGGGAATGAGAATTTACCCCccatgtgaaaaaaaaaatagtaatttactccTCCTGTATTGTTAGAAATAGAGCAAAATACCCCCTAACGCGTTATTAGTAGCATAAGCatgtttaaaaaaagaagacttAATCAGGACTTTTGTGAAGTTACCTCCACAAAGAAAGGGTTAACAAGTGCCTTTGTGCCTACCCGGTgtaggattttatttttctacaaaaaaatattaaataataaagagatgtatatattatgataGGTCTTGTATGGAGCAAAATTATTGTGCTTCTTTGGCTCATTTGGGTCTATTTTCTTtgaactaatttatttttatgcgcatcaaattttatatatatatatatagatagggagAGAGAGTTGCCGGTGGGAGGGAGAGGAAGGAGGAGTAGGAGGCACATCCGAGTGCCGGAGGGGACGGGTCCGATCTAGGCGTGGGAGGGGGAGGAAGCTGCGGCCATGGGAGGGAGGAGGTGGAGGTAGCGGGGCCGCGAGGACGAGGGAAGGGAAAGGAGGATGGGGGTTGCTACGAGGAGGAGGAACGGGGAGCTGGGGTCGGCGATGGTGCGAGGAAAGGGAGATGGTGGCTGCGAGGCGACGGCGGCAGTGTGAAGATTTGAGgacaaagaagaaagaaaatatttatatatataatttttatatacaaatatccaatattaatatattaaacattatttcatgtaaaatatatattaatatatttaaattaaatatatataaataaaataatattttattaattaaaaaaaataattcaaatgcACACAGAGTCGCTGGACTGTGGggatattttaataacataCTAGAATAGATTactgttttgtttttcataagaattaaattacttatttctcgtataaattgcatttttgccAAAAAGAATTGCAAATGAATTCTGGGATTTCCGACAGTCAACCCCTCCTCCATCTACAACTACAACAAAATACACAACTCCGAATATATCATCTGATCGAACAACCATGATTCTTTCAATTTCGCCCTAGGACTTCCATTATTCGGCTTTCTACTGCATTTTGCTCTGAAATTAGCAGCTGGTGAAGGAAGAAAAGTTCTAGTATCAAGAGAATGGCATCGTTGGCCGCCCATTTCACGGCCTCGCTCTTCCTCTGTCCCCTGGGCGTCCGCCGCCTTTTCTGTTCTGTTTCTCTCTATCTTAGGAACCCATCTCTATACAGATCAAGAATTTGGTATTTATCAGAACACAAGTGGAAAAACTTCGATCTCTATACTCTTCTTCTAGTTCTTCCCATTGCTTCATTATCCCACGTCTTCATCTTTCTTGCGTTCTCGGACAGCCCCACTTACAGATTCTCATTCTTGCAGCAGTCTCTTGTTATTTTCCTCTTCTGGGCAAtcttgattttgattattttgaaagaaagTTTGGATCTTTGCTTAATCCCTGATGGTTTTATCTTCATATTTGCTGGCATTGCGTTTGCAATTGAGTCTTACATGAGTGGGAGGGGAGTTGTCGGTCTTGGTGGTGCGGTTTATGGATTTTTGGGTGGTTTGGCTGCTTTCTGCGCGGCCTGTTGCTTGTATTTGTCGGTTAGACCATCGGCTTTTTTTGCAGAGTTTTTGTTGTCCTCTGGGCTTCTTTTGAAGGGTACGTGGGTCCTGCAAGTTGGCCTATCTTTATACACTGATGCATTTGGTTTAAAAGGTTGTGATAAGATATCTGGGCAAACCTTAGCTAAAGGGGAAATTGATGTCAAGTGTGAGCTTCAGGATGACAAGTGGAGAGGCATGGTATTGATGAACTTGGTGTTTATCGTGCATGTTATCTTGGTTATGACAACCAGCTTTGTGCTGTTTGCCTTGTTGCATCAGAATAGGAACATGAGATGGGGTCAGGGAGGTGGACTCTTGCCAGCTGAGATAGGATCTGAAAGCATGTTGATGCATCCACTACCGGAACTTGAGATGGAATGAGAGGTTTTGGTACTTCTGCTGTTCAAAAATTCACTTATAAGCATTGTAACTTTAGAGCTGTGATGAAaagaattttcagttttatggTAGATAGTTTTAGGTGTTGCATCATCTTTTGGATCATATTTGCAGAATATAGAATTTTGTTGATGACTTTATTCTCAAACGAAATACATTTTCGTCATCCTTTGTGAGTATAGATGCACTGAATGCTGGAGTAGGCTGCAAAAACTTCCAAAGCAATGCTGTCCTATCAAGGCTATGATAAATAACTATATACTAGTCAATTGCCATAAAATGTCTTTAGCCGTCACTACACTCCATTTGGCTGTAGAAGATAATCCTTTAATTTCAGTATTcggttaaaaatatttcaagcaGATGTTAATTCAAGTCTTAGTTCATATATATGCTTTGAGGTTCCTATTCTCCAAGTGCTGAATCAGAATCAATACCAAAGCAGGGATGAAAGACATCCTTTTCTTTAAATCCATATAATCTACATAACCGATTTGGTGCACATTAACTAATATTCCAGGCTATGAATTTCTTTACGAAAAGTTATATGACTATTGCCAACAAAaatgttttgtttctattgaAATGCTTTAAATTCAATGCATTTGAAAGTGTTTTCAGGCAATGACTCAAAACTTGCAGTCTTCTTAGGATTATTGTCATTGATATTTGTTATCTATATACAGCTCAAAGATTGTGGACGGCAGAAGAGACAACAACCATCATTACTAATGCACACTAGCCAAATTCGCAATTCTTACATAATTGGCTGCTTCTAGCTGTTTCACAACACATCTTTACAGCAACCTCTAGTGTGTTTCAAAATATCATTCTTGCAGAATATTAGTGTTAGGGGAGTtgatactaattttttatcattcaagTGGTTGAGGGAGTTGGGACCTTGATGTTGACGATGTCCTGGATCAGCTGTGCTGTTCTAATATTGCCTGGCCTAAGCTTTTGATGTTGCTAGTGTATGGTTTCCAGTTTAGTTCTTGTATTGTTTGTTGCTAGCAAGTTTAAAACTCTATCGTAAAACTTATGTTCACCATTGAGCTAAGACGAAGTTGCATCacaaattacatttaagtgtttacattattttatttcatgctCCAATCGTGAGGAAAATGTGAAAGCTTTATGCTCCAATCATTAAATCATTCTGAATGTACTACTAGGATGAGTAGTATGATTAATCTGTGAGCTTCGTTATGATGTTCTACAATAGAAATCTCTGGTTGGTTTGTAAATTTCCTCTTTCGTGCAACTTGTTCTTGTGCTTCTTTCCTCATCGATATAGAAATGGCTTTATACCATATTGTAGTGCATTGGTGGAAACTTCCCGTGCTGATGAAACctgtttgaaaataaaggtGAGAAAGAAGGAAGTAGGCGTATTCAAATTGTATGGCATGTCTTGTGGACAAATCGAAATCATAAATACAGCCATTTTGAAATACAGATATTGAATTACTTTTTGACTGCAGAACTGAAGATTTACCTTCTAAATCTAATCTTTTCTGTAATGTTTCACTTAGAACAGTCAAATAGCATATTATGATAACATGATGTTTACCATAGGTATGAAAGTAATAAGAGGCAAGATATGTTCCCATACTCATCATCAAGAAACAACTCTTCTGATCCAATTTTGTATAACTTGTTGCTCCAGAAAATTTGATGCATTGTCAGCTATCATCCCCCAAATGGCTTAAGCTATGAACTTTGATGCTTGCGCTATTCTCTTAATCTTGTTGGTGaagttatattttcaattttaggatTCCGGATTGTTAACATGTTGCCCATTTCCTCAAGCGTTTACATCCTGGATCAGAACTTTAGCTTCTGCACATAGAAAAGGTGTGATGAAAAAGAGGAGACGACGGGAAGAAAGAGGCTGCCAAAATaggaaaaacaagaacacTGCTGCAAGAATTAAAGAGGTACTTGTTGGTTTCATATTCTGTAGCCATTGtggacaaaataaattttaaaagctGGCCGTGATTGTGCCTGCTACTCTAGTGGCCTCAAACAGAAAGAACCACCAGTTTACCTAACTGTCCATTGAACAGCATCCTTGCCATTCTTCTTTATGTTCATCTTCTTAATTCCATTGTTCTTTTACCCCTCACTTGTGTTTTCCATGAATTGGCTGAAAGTGAAGGAAACATTACCTTATTGATCACAAAGAAGGTGTCCTCCAATGATGAATGAGTTGGACTCGTTTATATTTCATTGAATTAGCATTCTTAGCATTTGTATCACCTTGCACTAAGAAATACACATGCCAGTACACATGAGTTAGAACCTAAAAAGAAGCGGTCATTTAGCAATTTGAATACCCTTTCGACGTGtctgatttgtgtaaatagattatagattaggggtgtaaatataattatcataaccATTTTCTCTGTGGCCTTTGAGGTTagccacttatgggaccaatgTGGTCTGAGCAAGCCCATTTTTAGTTTAGGAGACAAATTGTCACTATTAACAAAGATACTATTATCTTTAAAGCAAAAAGAAGTCAAAACTCAACTTCATTTAATACACAACTGCCGCAGCTATTCATCATTCGCCGACATCTTTTCCTACATCCTTACacatgtttttttcttaaaaccaatttttgttattcaaaatactaattaaacaCTATTAATCTTACTTGTTATTTTAAAactgtaataatataaaattacccacttttccttttcaattcTTTGAGGTTTCATTTTGAGGAAGGGGGTTGTTTCCAAATCTTTAAAATAAgcacttattaatttattactagtAATAAGTCTAAAAGAGTATCTTTCGTTTACAacttatatttgaattgattaaattaagttaatttattttagagtttataagtaattttttactatttttgtagcttattaaatatttaattatcattccAAACACGTCAGTTTCAATTTTCtctcattaataattttacttttaaaaaaaatctcaattttcacTAAGagtaaattcattttgatgtTTCGTCACTAACATTATTTTTCGTATAATCAATTGGTACCTGAGTTTCACTATTAATATCACTTTGATaccaaatcatatatttttcctattattttttatataataaaccaTTTTACCCCTTagatactaaaataaaaataattgatataccaaggcattttaaaaattaaatatgttggtTGATACTTGtgcaaaaaattttaaagcatatttattatttttcattttgaaatggGGTAAAATGGCCggtgtttaatttaaaagattacaaaaaatatatatatatatatatatgaaaaacatCAATGGTATACTAATATGGTATTCATAGTAAAACTATATACCAATTAAAATTACGTAccaaaataatgttattaacaaaacttaaatatcaaaataagtatttacTCTTTGTACTGACTgtttaacttataatttagagtaaattacattgacctTTCCtaaagtttgttataattatgaatactctcttattgtttgaaaaattataaatatctcttgatatttgatgaaattatgtaatccttggatgaaagatgaaattgtcaactttaccaaaaaaaatataaaaacttataagaaaaaacaaatgtggtggatgaaatttttttaaaaattattcacttagtccataaaaaaataaaataaaattataattttttagttcaCAAGGATATTTTAATCTgtttactacaaaaaataaaataaaaaaaaaactaattttgggatattaacaattttttaaataatgagaaaatatttataattatgtcaaattttataaaaaatcattgtaatttatgctAGTATTTATTTTCACGGTGCAAAAAGTTCCCTGAAGTATATTTAAAGCTGATTATCCAGTAGAGACATGGATAGATAATGCAGTAACTAACCCCAACCCCAAGGTCGAGGAAAACTATAAAATGTCTTCACATGAACTCAACGGCCACCGAATTTAAGCCTTTAgatttcattcatttattcATCTGATAGCCCCCACAAAACACGTAAAAGTTAACATCAACAACCCAAAAATGGCagtcatttgtaattttattttttaattatttcaatactAAATCAGACGAAGCACACACGCAgattctctctttctctctctctcttcctcaaATCTAATCCTCCTTTTCCagggtttttcttctttcatccTTTGTTTCTTGCTTTCACATTATCCAAGATTGCAGTTTCTGAatgtttctattttcataaatttttgtttttggttttccGTATTAGGTAGTTGTAATGTCGCGTCCTTTTCCCTTGTTTTCAAGAAGCTTTTTCTGGACGTATATTCATCAGACTTTCAAGAATTTCTGAGCCTGTGATTCAGCGGCATGCTTGCGCAATGTTTTGGTTGTTGCATCGGTCACACCATGCGTTGACTTTTCGGGGCTTGTGAAAGATATGCATTGATTTATCCTGGCGATTCAGTACACAAGATCGCGAATTTGTATTCTGGGTTGCCAAATTTTTCTGTTTTGGCAACTGGGTTCTGTCAGGATGTTCGGAATCTCTGAAGATCCAATCTTTTCTCGTGGAATGAACAGTGATCTcttgtgaaaattttgatagttATAGCATTTCTTGATGGACACGACTCGCAACAGTTTAGAAAGTGATGTAAATTCGGAGGATTTGGAGGGAGTGGAGTCTCCGGAGGTTGTAAGGAATGGGGAGAGTGATGGGGATGATGAATCACAGGCATTGTTGAGTTCCCAGGACAGTAAGGTGTCAAAACTGCCTGAAAAGCCTAGGAGGAAAGTTCAGTGGTTGGATAGGAACGGGGACAAGCTTGCACAAATCTTGGAGTTTCAACCAAGGTGATCAAAGATCGTGTCTTCTTTTTTTCGCTGTTTTTCTTGTTGAAGTTGCACTGTTCTCGTCCATATTGTCTGGTTTGATTCCTGTTTTTGCATCTATACAGTTAGATCGTTTACCATCTAAATTCAGAATTACTCAAACCGAGTTGTTGTGtctttaattgtttttgtCTTCATCCTTCATGATTTATGTTCCTGTtgtgtttgataaattttgtttagaaGTTTGGGTAAATATCTGTTAATATCATGGTTTGCTGTGTACTATTCTTGGGATATGTGATTAAGCTAACTGATGGAGGCAAAAATCCCACAAAGAGCATAACCGCCATTTCCGCAAAAGCGTGAAGAGAAAGAGACCACGGATCtttgaatataattacttaGATTAGCCTTAGTTAGAAAATTATGTCCACATGcagaagggggggggggggtttgtAAGATGATTTTATATGCCACATTAATTGCTTGAGTTAGTATAAGTACCCCCTCAACCCAGTGAAAAATGGAGTTTTGGTGGAATTGAAGGTGAAGATTGACTCAAGAGCT comes from Sesamum indicum cultivar Zhongzhi No. 13 linkage group LG10, S_indicum_v1.0, whole genome shotgun sequence and encodes:
- the LOC105171744 gene encoding uncharacterized protein LOC105171744, coding for MASLAAHFTASLFLCPLGVRRLFCSVSLYLRNPSLYRSRIWYLSEHKWKNFDLYTLLLVLPIASLSHVFIFLAFSDSPTYRFSFLQQSLVIFLFWAILILIILKESLDLCLIPDGFIFIFAGIAFAIESYMSGRGVVGLGGAVYGFLGGLAAFCAACCLYLSVRPSAFFAEFLLSSGLLLKGTWVLQVGLSLYTDAFGLKGCDKISGQTLAKGEIDVKCELQDDKWRGMVLMNLVFIVHVILVMTTSFVLFALLHQNRNMRWGQGGGLLPAEIGSESMLMHPLPELEME
- the LOC105171746 gene encoding uncharacterized protein LOC105171746: MDTTRNSLESDVNSEDLEGVESPEVVRNGESDGDDESQALLSSQDSKVSKLPEKPRRKVQWLDRNGDKLAQILEFQPSDVSSDEEDSDPCFCRIM